One Vanessa atalanta chromosome 6, ilVanAtal1.2, whole genome shotgun sequence genomic window carries:
- the LOC125064638 gene encoding mitochondrial inner membrane protease ATP23 homolog: MSSKNEESSKLDENGNEKKEAWGYDLYPERRGTFKPTITNVLIGKEGKEGIEKIKCEKNVYNCIKESPIVKVMLAALKSSGCPVDIRRHISCEVCDYSVSGGYDPQLNQIVVCQNVSTRKGMVQGVLTHEMIHMFDYCRNELDFKNMEHLACTEIRAANLTHCSFASAWSQGDASLTKIKQAHQDCVKTKALYSVLAVRQIGKAEAVDVIEKVFPKCYNDLEPIGRRIRRNSEDMERAYREASYYGYDL, from the exons atgtcTAGTAAAAATGAAGAATCATCAAAACTGGATGAAAACGGTAATGAGAAGAAAGAAGCTTGGGGTTATGATTTGTATCCAGAAAGACGAGGAACATTTAAACCAACTATTACTAACGTGTTGATAGGTAAAGAGGGAAAAGAAGGTATTGAAAAAATCAAATGTGAGAAGAAtgtgtataattgtataaaggaaa gTCCTATTGTAAAGGTGATGCTGGCAGCACTCAAGAGCTCTGGTTG CCCTGTCGATATTAGACGGCATATCTCTTGTGAGGTGTGTGATTATTCTGTCAGTGGTGGTTACGACCCACAATTAAATCAG ATTGTGGTATGTCAAAATGTATCAACACGTAAGGGTATGGTACAAGGAGTCTTGACTCATGAGATGATCCACATGTTCGACTACTGCCGTAATGAACTAGATTTCAAGAATATGGAACACCTTGCGTGCACTGAAATCAGAGCTGCCAACCTCACACATTGTTCATTTGCTAGTGCCTGGTCACAAGGTGATGCATCAttgacaaaaattaaacaagctCATCAG GATTGTGTTAAAACAAAAGCACTATACTCAGTCCTTGCTGTACGTCAGATCGGTAAGGCAGAGGCTGTTGACGTCATAGAAAAAGTATTTCCAAAGTGTTACAATGACCTGGAGCCCATAGGAAGAAGAATTAGGAGGAACTCAGAGGATATGGAACGTGCTTACCGAGAAGCGTCTTACTATGGATATGATTTGTAA